From the genome of Streptomyces spinoverrucosus:
TACTCCGCCGAGGCGTCCGGGAACGCGGCGCGATAGTCCTTCTCGGCGTCCGGCGTCGGCCCGAACAGGCCCAGCGCCGTCGCGGCCAGGCCCTCGTCGACCCGGCCGAGCAGCCCGCCGAGCAGCAGGAACAGCCGGTACTCGTCCTGGTTGTGCCCGACGACCAGGTCCAGATCCCGTGCGGCACCGCTCGCGAGGGCTTCCCACGGCGTGGTGGGCAGCACCTCACCGTCGACGACGGGCGAGAACGGGGTCGGGGTGAGGGCGACGGCGCCCCAGCGGTGCGCGTACTCGCGCATCCGGGCGGTCAACGCGGCTCCCGCCCCGGGGAGTTCGCGCGGGTCCACGCCGGCGAGGTCGGCCACCGTGGGACGCAGGCCGAGCTCACCGGCCAGGGCGGCCGCGATGTCCGCGGCCAGCGCGCCGGAGAAGAACGTGCCGGGCACGCTCTGCGCGATGGCCCGCCGGAACAGGCCCCGGGCGCGCGGCATGACCATCAGCGAGGCGATGGATCCCGCGCCGGCGGATTCACCGAAGACGGTGACCCGGTCGGGGTCGCCTCCGAAGGCGGTGATGTTCTCACGCACCCATTCCAGGGCCGCGACCTGGTCGAGCAGTCCCCGGTTCGCCGGCGCGCCCTCGATCCACGCGAAGCCTTCCATCCCGACCCGGTAGTTGAGCGTGACCACGACGAGGTCGCCCTCGCGCGCGAGGCGGCTGCCGTCGTAGGCGGGGTCGGCGGAGGAGCCGAACTTGTAGGCGCCGCCGTAGATCCACACCATGACGGGGCGCC
Proteins encoded in this window:
- a CDS encoding carboxylesterase/lipase family protein; its protein translation is MRGHESAQVTTDSGVVRGRLEGGLTVFRGIPYAQPPVGEARFAAPRPVERWDGVREAFAFGPPPPQEPMGPDMAPAGDLPAGDDWLTVNVWTPDADPAARRPVMVWIYGGAYKFGSSADPAYDGSRLAREGDLVVVTLNYRVGMEGFAWIEGAPANRGLLDQVAALEWVRENITAFGGDPDRVTVFGESAGAGSIASLMVMPRARGLFRRAIAQSVPGTFFSGALAADIAAALAGELGLRPTVADLAGVDPRELPGAGAALTARMREYAHRWGAVALTPTPFSPVVDGEVLPTTPWEALASGAARDLDLVVGHNQDEYRLFLLLGGLLGRVDEGLAATALGLFGPTPDAEKDYRAAFPDASAEYLFELVQSDWLFRMPSLHLAEAQVAGGGRAHLYDLTWSAPVNEGALGACHGLDVPLTFGVYDGIGAMLIGPEPSPETETLSAHVRSAWTAFATTGDPGWPAYDTERRLAQLLDTEPTVAAYPEEASRRLWEQHVFTALPLPTA